The sequence GGGAAAGATTCGAAGTCTTGGTTGATACGTCTGATGGAAAACCTTTTGATATTAATACCTTACCCGTGCGCCAAATAGGGATGACATTAGCACCATTTGATGAAGCTTTACCGGTTTTACATATAGAAACCACGCTAAGGCCCGGAGAGAGAAAGCTTCCAGACAATTTGGTGACACTCCCTGCTATTCCTTCAACTGAGGGGATTACACAGCGTTCACTGCTGCTGTCCATGGATCCCCAAGTTGATATGCAAGGCATGCAAGCTTTAATGGATAGGTACGGTGAGAAAGCTATGGCTGGAATGAGTATGGAGGACCATGGAAAAATGAAAATGGATCCTGCAATGTCAATGCACGGCAACATGATGCAAGGTATGGATCATGGTGATGTGCCGACAGATGGCAAAATTGATTTGTTTAATGCCAACTTCATTAATGGTTTACCATTCAACATGATGAAACCGATGTTTGATGCAAAAAAAGGTCAATATGAGAAATGGACTATTTCGGGAGTGGGGGACATGATGCTACATCCTTTCCATATCCATGGTACTCAATTCAGGATCCTCTCTGAGAATGGGCAACCACCGGCGGCACATCGTCGTGGCTGGAAAGACACTGTTCATGTTGAAGGTGCAGTCAGTGAAGTCTTGGTGCAATTTAATCATCTGGCCCCTCCAGAAAAAGCCTTTATGGCACATTGCCATCTGTTAGAACATGAAGATACAGGAATGATGATGTCATTCACGGTTAGCGCATAATTTTACCCATGGCGCTCTCCATGGTGGAGCGCCATTAGTCTCGTATTACTGCATTTGACTAAAGCAATTATAAGGGTAATCGCCTGTAGCTCCGAAACATTTTAGGCAGCGTCGAAATGTCAGGGCGAAATTAGGCAAACGTGGCCAGTTTCGAGGGAGGCTAGAGACTATCCTTGCACTTCAATCAGACTTTAGCGAAAGTTTCCGCTTAGCACTATCACACCCCAGCCCATCATGATGACCATATGTGGTAAAATTTTCAAGGAAGGTTCGCAATTGGGAGCCAATTTGGTTGTGGCTGTTATCACCCAGACTAGCCTAGACTATGCAGCGGGATATCACGTTCAGTCGTCAACCTGATTCGTTCTGCCATCTTAAAAAAGGTAGAGATCATCAATAGTTATCATGTTTTTTTCAAAGGTTCTTCAATGGAGATGAATCACCAGAAACATATTCGTCATTTAATTGAACAATGGCGGCATGATCCTCAGGCCACTTATCACACATGGTTCTTATGGGATAAGCGCTTGAAGAATTTTCGGTCGATCCGGAACGGCATCAACGTTGTTGTGGATGAGATAGAACAGGGAACATTTGGGGTGGCATACCGCGGTTCATCTCTTGAGACTATAGTGCATTCAGTTGCTGAACAAAAACAAATATTCAAAGGGGCGGATCACGCATTTCTTTGGAAACCCAAACTTCGCATTCCTGATATCTATGAAAATCCGCATAATCAGAAAGCTTTCGGTCGTCTGCTTCAGGCGTGTTCGTGTTCCGGGCAGGCTGATGAGATTATCCGCCATATTCAGGCCATTGATAATGTGAAGATAAAGGGGCTTGGGCCCGCAGTCGCAAACCTCCTTTACTTCTTGCACCCTACCCATGTACCGCCTTTTAACACCGCGATAGTCAAAGGATTCAACGCACTTACCGGGGCCCGGGTCAAACTGGGAAGTTGGGCGCACTTTCTTGCAATGAGGGAAGGTGTTCTTACATTGAATGCCCGTTATCGTGATTTACTTTCTAACGATCTGGGTGCTATTGCTGGGCTTCTTTTTGATATTGGTTCAGGCCGTTACCCGGCCCCTCCTCTGGAAGATTCGAGTTCCGCTGTTGAAGACTGGAATACACATCTGCAGGAAGCCATTAATGCAAAAGAACTGAGCAAGGCGATGCGTCAGGAGGGCGAAAACGAACGGACACACAGCGAAATACAGGCATGGTTGCGAGATATCGGTAAAGGACTTGGGTATGATGTCTGGATTGCGTCTAATGACCGAGGACGTCAGCATGAGGGCATGCCTCTTGCCGAGGGGTGCCTTGAGTGCCTACCTGAATCGGTTAAAACTGCGAAGGGGGCCGAAGCAACAAAGCTAATTGATGTGCTCTGGTTTGATCCTGCAGGGGATAAGGTTATTGCAGCATTCGAAGTGGAGCATTCAACGTCAATTTATTCGGGCATTGTCCGTATGCTGGATTTGGCGTTGAACGGAAATGATTTCTCTGCCTCAACAGCTTTATTTCTGGTTGCTCCCGATGCACGCGAAAAAGATGTTAGAAATCAACTACAGCGCCCTGCCTTCAGTAGGATCACGGATTTAAACATTTCCTATCTGCCTTACAGTGAGCTTGAAAAGAACAGGGATGCCATCGTACGTTTTGGTTCGGGTCTGAAAGCTATTAAAGCGATATCTCATTCGCTTACGTTTTCGTCATAGTAAATCTGAGAAACAGGGCAACTGGCTATAAAAAAGTCCCCACTGGCGGGGGACGAAGTCAAAACAAAGCCCCTGCAGTTGGGGCAAATGCCATCATAAAGCGGCATTAACATGGGGACACACAGTTAGGGGCAGGATCAGTTAGTCTTAACTTGGCTACGATGTCTTTCGGCCTGTTGCTGATGAATTGCGGATGATTGCCCATTATTGGCTTTCTCATGGACGACGGCCGCTTTTTCATGCTCGTCCATTTCTGCGAATGTTTTTGATTTAGCTTTGTCATTCGGTGTCATATCGTCCATCATTTTCTTGTGCATTTCTGCCATATCCTGGTGCGCAGGTGCACTGCCATTTTTCATGGTTTCATGCGACATAGCAGCTTTGCCATGTTCATCCATATCCGCCATTTTCACACCAGAACCCTGCACGGCAGAACCCTGTGTGGTTGACATATTTTGGTGTGCCATCGCTTGGGCATTCTTGACCTGGTCATGGGCATTCACGGTTTCGGCGGCCCAGGCTGAGGAAAAAAAGGTCAAGGCAACAGCGGCAGCAATAATAATTTTCTTCATGGTGTAAACTCTCCAGTAATCAGCAGTAGGTGGTTCGCATTCCATTTATCCAACGTTGATTTATGGCGCGCTACCCTCAGTTTCTTTCTCAGTTCAGGTCTGAAGCGAAACATCATATTCCGCTGTTATCCTGATTTGCTGTTGAGTATAAACACTCGGTTCTGTTTAACGCGTGACGCGATGATGACATTTTTGTCACTCATCAAGGACACATTTCGTCCCTCTTGTTTTCTGGGGTTTTATTGTTTCTTCAGTTTACTTTGTCGAAATAAACAGACCCTGAATAATATTTCTCTTCCCTGCTGCTCCACTGATAAATCTCCGCCATGCGTATTGATTATGGAACGTGTTATCGACAGCCCAAGACCTGTGCCTTCCGTGTTGTGAACCCTTGAAGAGTCTGCTCTGTAAAAACGGTCAAACAACCGGTCAATATTCGCGGCGGAAATGCCTGAAGCAGTATTAATGAAGCTAATGATCGTCTGTTCTTCGTCCCCTTCAATCTTGACAGTAATATCCGACTTATCAGGTGAATATTTAATCGCATTCGACAGCAGATTGCTGAACGCCCGGCGAAGCATGTCTGGATCTGCTTGAGCTATTCCTGAGCCACTCAGGGTCATTTCTTTCTCAGTTTCCGTTGCCAGTGGTTCGAACAGCTCAATGAGGTCTTTTAGTTCCCTGGCTAGATCAACATTCTTTTTATCCAGTTGCAGAAGGCCATGTTCTGACCTGGCCAGAAAAAGCATGTCACTGCTCATCCGGGACAAACGTTTGAGTTCATCCAGATTAGAAAAAAGGATCTCGCGATAATGTTCTGCATCCCTTTCTTTCGCAAGTGCAAACTGAGTCTGCATCATCAGATTACTGACAGGTGTACGCAGTTCGTGAGCAATGTCAGAAGAAAAGTCTGACAATCGTCGGAATGACCCCTCTAACCTGTCCAGCATGTTGTTAAATTCTCGCATTGTTCCGGCTATTTCAGACGGTGCAGAATCAGGATCCAGGCGCTGATCAAGATTATTAATGGTGATCCCGGATGCCAGACGTGTCATTTCCCTCAGCGGTTTCAGACCAAGCCGTGTGGTAAGCCAGCCAAGGAAAACTGAAATAAATAGCAACCCAAAATTAAACCAGAACAGCCAGTTTCCCAGCTTATCCATAAACTGGGAGTGAAAACCGGTATCCGTGGCGACGGTAATGATGAAATGCTTATCTTGCCCAGTAGACTGAGGTAGGCTAACACGCTGAGAAATACTCCGGTATATCGTCCCGTTCTCTCTATTTTGCAGCATATTATTCAGAGTGCCCCCTGAATTATTTAACAGATTTTCTGGAATTGGGGTATTCTTCGAATATGCATCAATAATCTTTTCATTATCTGAATTTCTTATTGAAATAAACAAGCCTGCATGACCAATCATTGCGTCATTAATTTTATCATAAAGAGGGTTTATATTGTCGTGAGAGCTAATAGTTTCGGATTTCAATAACTCTTCAGTGAGTTGTAATTTTCCGAGAATAAATTCCTTATCTTGGTTATCAAAGTAACTATTAAGTGCAGTAATCAGCAAAAAACTTGATAACCACCATACCGAAAGCATGAAAATGGAAAAAACAAGGCTCAATCGTGTTGTTAGGGAGAACTTTTTTTTCACTCTTCTTTTATCTCCAAGACATAACCAGTACCCCGTACGGTATGTATTAATTTAGGTTCAAAATCATCATCAATTTTGCTTCGCAAACGACGCACTGCGACATCTATCACGTTCGTGTCACTGTCGAAATTCATGTTCCATACCAGCGACGATATCAGGCTCCGGGGGAGGACCTCTCCCGTTCTCTGTAATAATAATTCCAGCAGAATATATTCTTTTGACGTCAGATGAATTCGTTTTCCAGAGCGCATTACTGTCCGGCGTACCATATCCACCGTCAAGTCAGCCAGACTGCATACTGTCGGGCCAAGGGCACGAGTTCTGCGCAGCAGTGTTCGTACCCGGGCGACCAGTTCCGCAAAATCAAAGGGTTTGATCAGATAATCATCCGCGCCCAGTTCCAGTCCCTTCACTTTATCCTGGACATTATCTTTCGCAGTGAGAAACAAAACGGGTTCTTCATGGCCGGATTGACGCATCTCGTCGATGATTTGCCAACCATTTAGGCTCGGCAGCATGACGTCCAGAATAATCAACTCATAGTGGCCTTTCAGTAAGGCATTCAAACCTTCACGGCCATCGTGAAAGAGATCCACCTGATAGCCGACCTCTTCCAGTCCCTGCTGCAGGTAACTGCCTGTTTTTATTTCATCTTCCACAATGAGGATATGCTGCATTATGTACTTGTTCTCCAAGCTGTTTCTTTATTCGCCCATGGAGGAAGGAGACAACATTCCCAGCCAGGCCACCGCTGCAAGGATAATTATGGCAATAAAGAATTCTGTCAGAATACTTCGACGCATTAAAGAGATACTTTTACTGTATTCTCCCATACTGACAGTTCGTTCCAATCGTGGGCCAAGGTGAAACCTGTTTGCTGCTGCCAGCAACAGCATTAGGCCAAAGAGCCCGGTTTTCGCAAGCAGCAATAGCCCCCAAGAGCTGTTTACAAGGACGGAAAGAACGCCTTCGGTAATATACACATAGTTGACTGCGGCACTGAGGCTCAATGCCACGACAATAATCGTCCCTGCTGTAGCAAATCCGGCCAGCGACTCCGAGACAACCTCAACAAACAGCTTGTTATGGTTACCTTTACGTAGCAACAGTATGGCAAAGGCTGCCAGAGCTCCTACCCATGTCCCTGCGGCGACAAGATGAACAAGATCGCTGAATAAATGAAGGTAGTAGTGTATGCCGTCGTGCATTACCGCATGCCCTCCCCACGCGAGTGTAGCCAAGGCTACTGTGCCCGCCAGGGTGGTTATCCAGCGTGAAACCTGCTGGTTACGCTCATACAGTAAAATACCTGAGAGCGCGATAAAAAGTGCAATCAGGCGAATAACCCAACTGACACCCACTTCTGTTTCCTCAATAACCATTTCTATAATATGTATTGATAACTCTCTGAAGTCCGTCACACCACTCATGGCATTTGAGACGAGAAGCATATTGAAAAATGTCAGCACAATACCTGAAATGACCGCAAAGAATATGAACGACCTGAAATGAATGACTGATCCTGTTTCACGTCGTGTTTTATTTATTCCGTATATCTCGAAAAAAGGCAGCCCAAAAATAAGCATCAAATCGAGATACAGGAAAAATCGAACTATAATCATTATTTGGTCGTTCATATCGATTACTTCACAGAGAAGGAGTAGTTTCCGGTAATAGGATGGGTATCGGAGGATACCGCACGCCAATCAACACGGTATGTTCCTGCCGGTAACGGTTCACGAGGGGTGACAACCATGGATTTAGGGTTGCTACCCGGTGATACTTTGGCAGCCATGGACATAGGTGAATGAGAGGCCATGCCTTTCATTCCTGTCATGGTTAATTTTGCTCCCGAAAATTTAGTGGCCAGATTTTCTGTAAAATTCAGTTCGATTTTTGTAGGTGATGAAACCGTGGCATTCGCCTGTGGTTCGGAACTTTTTAATTCAGGATGTGCCATTGCAGAAAAAACAAGACCAACAGTTAACCCTGAAGCCAGTACAGCCTGATGAAATAAACGCATACACTTTCCCCTTAAATGATTCAGTTAATTAAAACCACACTCTGACACCTGCCAGAAAGACAAACTCGCTGTCCTTCTCGCCGTCATTTTTTGCAAAATCTGATGAATTTCCATAACGCTGATCCCATGAAACACCGATGTAGGGTGCAAATTCACGGCGAACCTCATAACGCAATCTGAGGCCGAGTTCGGTATCGGACAGTCCACTGCCTGTTCCTCGTGATTCATCATTCTGACTGTAGAAGTTGACCTCGTAAGAGGGTTGGAGAATAAGTCGGTTGGTGAATAAAATATCGTACTCTCCCCCCAGGCGAAGGGCTGCTTTACCGCCGCTCCCCACGAAGGCAGTGATCTCCGATTCAAAGTTATAGAGGGCCAGTCCCTGGAAGCCTATTGCGCCCCATGTCTGTGGTGATGAGGGGCGAAAATCCTGCCGGATCCCCGCGACCAGATCCCACCAAGGACCGATGGCATGCCCCCATAATAACTGGGCTTCTGCACTTTCTGTTTTACCGCTGACGCGTTTACCTTCACTTTTAATCCATAGCCGATCGATATCTCCGCCAACCCAACTGTTGACACTCCAACTGAAAATATTGTCGGTATTGCTTCTTTGCCATTCCAACTGGTCAAGCAGAATGAAATAATTGATGCCGCTGTCATGAACTTTGTGTCCCTGAAGATCGTTGAATGCGGCTTTCCTGTCCTCATCTGTAATGGGGCGGATAGGTGTGCGACTCTCCGTTATCACCGGCTCCATGGCGGTCATACCCATGTCTTCTGTATCGGTCGGTTGCTGCATGGCGGACATATCATGACCCGCATGAGAGGAGACTGAAGTATGCTGCCCTGCATATGCTAGGGGAGAGAACAACATCCCAACCATGAGGTGTTTAAAATTCCACGTATTCACATTCATTCTCCTCATTCATCAACCCGAACTTCACGAAACATTCCCATTTCCATGTGATAAAGAAGATGGCAGTGATAAGCCCAACGACCCAGTGCGTCAGCCGTGACCCTGTAGCTGCGTTTAGTGCCTGGTGGCATATCAATCGTGTGTTTACGGACTAAAAAATTACCGTTTTCATCTTCAAGATCGCTCCACATGCCGTGCAGATGGATTGGGTGAGTCATCATGGTGTCGTTGACAAGGACGATCCTGATGCGTTCGCCGTATTTAAGCATTAGAGGCCCTGCATCGGAGAACTTGATGCCGTTAAATGACCAGGCAAATTTTTCCATATGGCCTGTCAGATGAAGTTCTATGGTTCGTGTGGGCTCCCGGCCATCGGGATCTTCAAACGTACTTTTAAGATCGGAATAGGTGAGCACTTTACGGCCATTGTTTCTGAGCCCGAGACCCGGATCGTTCAGCTTGGGAGACACACTCATAGCCTGCATATCGACGAGAGGATTATTATCCTCAGACGCCGGGTGGCTCTGCATGCCTGGCATACCCGCCATCTGGGAATGGTCCATTCCGGCCATGTTACTGTGGTCCATCGGTGACGACGATGACTCTGGCTGCGCCATATCAGCACCATCCATGCTCATCATCTGATCACCCCCCGCCATTCCTGCCATCTGGCTATGATCCATCCCTCCCATCCCCATGTCATCCATGGTTAAAACGGGCCGGGGATCCAGAGGGGGTATGCGTGCACTGAGCCCTTCACGTATAGCGAGTGTTCCACGGGCGTAACCCGTGCGATCCATGGACTGCGCAAAAATGGTGCAGGCATCTTCGGTTGGCTCGACGATGACATCGTACGTTTCAGCAACAGCAATTCTGAACTCGTCAACGCTGACGGGTTCTACATACTGGCCGTCCGCAGCGACAATGGTCATCTTCAGGCCCGGAATGCGCACGTCAAAATAGGTCATTGCGGAGCCATTAATAAATCTGAGGCGAATTTTCTCTCCTCGCGTGAACAGCCCCGTCCAGTTATTCAGGGGGGTTTGCCCATTCATCAGATAGGTGTAGGTATACCCACTGACGTCAGCCAGGTCCGTTGGGTTCATTTTCATCTGCGCCCACATTTTGCGATCGGCAATCGTGGCAGAGAGCCCTTTGGTGTTGACATCCTTGAAAAAGGAACCCACCGTGGGTTTATTGAAGTTGTAATAATCAGACTGCTTTTTGAGCTTGCTCAGCAGGCGTTGAGGGTTTTCATCCGTCCAGTCGGTCAGCATGACAACATGCTCACGGTCATACTGAAACGGTTCTGGCTCACGGGCATCAATGATGATGGCACCATAAACGCCTTCCTGTTCTTGCAAACCTGAATGACTGTGGTACCAGTAAGTGCCGTTTTGATTGACCTGGAAGGTATAGACATAGGTCTCGTCTGGCTCGATACCCGCAAAACTGAGTCCTGGTACGCCATCCATGTTGGCGGGCAGAATAATGCCGTGCCAGTGAATGGACGTGTGCTCATCCAGTTTGTTCTTGACCCTGAGAGTGACTTTGTCACCTTCCCTCCACCGCAATGTTGGCCCGGGCAGGCCACCATTAATGGTTTTGGCCTGCCGGTTGCT comes from Yersinia canariae and encodes:
- the copD gene encoding copper homeostasis membrane protein CopD, with amino-acid sequence MNDQIMIIVRFFLYLDLMLIFGLPFFEIYGINKTRRETGSVIHFRSFIFFAVISGIVLTFFNMLLVSNAMSGVTDFRELSIHIIEMVIEETEVGVSWVIRLIALFIALSGILLYERNQQVSRWITTLAGTVALATLAWGGHAVMHDGIHYYLHLFSDLVHLVAAGTWVGALAAFAILLLRKGNHNKLFVEVVSESLAGFATAGTIIVVALSLSAAVNYVYITEGVLSVLVNSSWGLLLLAKTGLFGLMLLLAAANRFHLGPRLERTVSMGEYSKSISLMRRSILTEFFIAIIILAAVAWLGMLSPSSMGE
- the copC gene encoding copper homeostasis periplasmic binding protein CopC, producing the protein MRLFHQAVLASGLTVGLVFSAMAHPELKSSEPQANATVSSPTKIELNFTENLATKFSGAKLTMTGMKGMASHSPMSMAAKVSPGSNPKSMVVTPREPLPAGTYRVDWRAVSSDTHPITGNYSFSVK
- a CDS encoding type II restriction endonuclease, whose amino-acid sequence is MEMNHQKHIRHLIEQWRHDPQATYHTWFLWDKRLKNFRSIRNGINVVVDEIEQGTFGVAYRGSSLETIVHSVAEQKQIFKGADHAFLWKPKLRIPDIYENPHNQKAFGRLLQACSCSGQADEIIRHIQAIDNVKIKGLGPAVANLLYFLHPTHVPPFNTAIVKGFNALTGARVKLGSWAHFLAMREGVLTLNARYRDLLSNDLGAIAGLLFDIGSGRYPAPPLEDSSSAVEDWNTHLQEAINAKELSKAMRQEGENERTHSEIQAWLRDIGKGLGYDVWIASNDRGRQHEGMPLAEGCLECLPESVKTAKGAEATKLIDVLWFDPAGDKVIAAFEVEHSTSIYSGIVRMLDLALNGNDFSASTALFLVAPDAREKDVRNQLQRPAFSRITDLNISYLPYSELEKNRDAIVRFGSGLKAIKAISHSLTFSS
- a CDS encoding copper resistance system multicopper oxidase, whose product is MQLKTSRRTFIKGLTVTGVTSSLGVWSFNARSNLNLPLPQTLRGTRFDLTISETPVNITGSNRQAKTINGGLPGPTLRWREGDKVTLRVKNKLDEHTSIHWHGIILPANMDGVPGLSFAGIEPDETYVYTFQVNQNGTYWYHSHSGLQEQEGVYGAIIIDAREPEPFQYDREHVVMLTDWTDENPQRLLSKLKKQSDYYNFNKPTVGSFFKDVNTKGLSATIADRKMWAQMKMNPTDLADVSGYTYTYLMNGQTPLNNWTGLFTRGEKIRLRFINGSAMTYFDVRIPGLKMTIVAADGQYVEPVSVDEFRIAVAETYDVIVEPTEDACTIFAQSMDRTGYARGTLAIREGLSARIPPLDPRPVLTMDDMGMGGMDHSQMAGMAGGDQMMSMDGADMAQPESSSSPMDHSNMAGMDHSQMAGMPGMQSHPASEDNNPLVDMQAMSVSPKLNDPGLGLRNNGRKVLTYSDLKSTFEDPDGREPTRTIELHLTGHMEKFAWSFNGIKFSDAGPLMLKYGERIRIVLVNDTMMTHPIHLHGMWSDLEDENGNFLVRKHTIDMPPGTKRSYRVTADALGRWAYHCHLLYHMEMGMFREVRVDE
- a CDS encoding heavy metal response regulator transcription factor; protein product: MQHILIVEDEIKTGSYLQQGLEEVGYQVDLFHDGREGLNALLKGHYELIILDVMLPSLNGWQIIDEMRQSGHEEPVLFLTAKDNVQDKVKGLELGADDYLIKPFDFAELVARVRTLLRRTRALGPTVCSLADLTVDMVRRTVMRSGKRIHLTSKEYILLELLLQRTGEVLPRSLISSLVWNMNFDSDTNVIDVAVRRLRSKIDDDFEPKLIHTVRGTGYVLEIKEE
- a CDS encoding heavy metal sensor histidine kinase produces the protein MKKKFSLTTRLSLVFSIFMLSVWWLSSFLLITALNSYFDNQDKEFILGKLQLTEELLKSETISSHDNINPLYDKINDAMIGHAGLFISIRNSDNEKIIDAYSKNTPIPENLLNNSGGTLNNMLQNRENGTIYRSISQRVSLPQSTGQDKHFIITVATDTGFHSQFMDKLGNWLFWFNFGLLFISVFLGWLTTRLGLKPLREMTRLASGITINNLDQRLDPDSAPSEIAGTMREFNNMLDRLEGSFRRLSDFSSDIAHELRTPVSNLMMQTQFALAKERDAEHYREILFSNLDELKRLSRMSSDMLFLARSEHGLLQLDKKNVDLARELKDLIELFEPLATETEKEMTLSGSGIAQADPDMLRRAFSNLLSNAIKYSPDKSDITVKIEGDEEQTIISFINTASGISAANIDRLFDRFYRADSSRVHNTEGTGLGLSITRSIINTHGGDLSVEQQGREILFRVCLFRQSKLKKQ
- a CDS encoding copper resistance protein B gives rise to the protein MRRMNVNTWNFKHLMVGMLFSPLAYAGQHTSVSSHAGHDMSAMQQPTDTEDMGMTAMEPVITESRTPIRPITDEDRKAAFNDLQGHKVHDSGINYFILLDQLEWQRSNTDNIFSWSVNSWVGGDIDRLWIKSEGKRVSGKTESAEAQLLWGHAIGPWWDLVAGIRQDFRPSSPQTWGAIGFQGLALYNFESEITAFVGSGGKAALRLGGEYDILFTNRLILQPSYEVNFYSQNDESRGTGSGLSDTELGLRLRYEVRREFAPYIGVSWDQRYGNSSDFAKNDGEKDSEFVFLAGVRVWF